One window from the genome of Rufibacter tibetensis encodes:
- a CDS encoding DUF2264 domain-containing protein — protein sequence MKYFPKALLLSAFLLTGNLLKAQSEANPVKAEAGQKTFQLVNPDFMTSPHTGMTRKHWKDAAHYLLTGAFSYVKTLDDPMVFPKQPGKSYPRDGVHTNTEMLEGLCRTLFMAVPLLKENPNLEINGIKVAEYYRHQLVRLSDPTSPTYVKPRSSNGGPSQILVEFGGLAVSLFYVPEVLWAPLTPTQKETLAKTMLSYGDGPTIASNWRFFNIFVMSFFKEQGYRVNEKLMLEYVDKSLEQYRGQGWYNDSPAYDYYSMWAFQMYGPLWSEFFGKKHYPEYAAKFMANFKEVNDNYPYLFGRDGKMIMWGRSIAYRFAAAVPFPLMGLAQEPGTNYGWMRRIASGSMLQFLQNPDFMAPDNIPTLGFYGAFEPAVQIYSARASVFWMGKAFLGLIVPEGNPFWTEKENEGAWEKELDKGKVYNKFQEGSKILITDYPNIGAAEVRAWCHETVAKDWQLFRSTENYNRLSYNSAFPWQADGKNGEVAMNYVFKNKKNEWEALRLYTFKKFEDGIYYRDVVLETSDNIKLNLADITLPNGILRIDRNISTEASQVRLGHYALPQKNGPIKEQSRKVKGHQVRIIDNGEYQLAMVSLTGWDGMETVKATGLHPVSQESSVINATGSFQPQQQAEVYATLMLWKKSGEKWTDDELVPVKKLEHSAKDKTVTVAFRKGEKKLVRFE from the coding sequence ATGAAGTATTTCCCCAAAGCGCTTTTGTTATCTGCTTTTCTGCTCACGGGTAATCTGCTGAAGGCGCAGTCTGAGGCTAACCCGGTAAAGGCAGAGGCCGGCCAGAAAACCTTCCAGTTGGTCAATCCCGATTTTATGACCAGTCCGCACACGGGTATGACTAGGAAGCACTGGAAAGACGCGGCGCACTACCTGCTCACGGGGGCTTTCAGCTACGTGAAGACATTGGATGATCCTATGGTGTTTCCCAAGCAGCCGGGCAAGAGCTACCCGCGCGACGGCGTGCACACCAACACCGAAATGCTGGAAGGCCTCTGCCGTACCTTGTTCATGGCAGTTCCCCTGCTCAAAGAGAACCCTAATCTGGAGATCAACGGAATTAAAGTAGCGGAATACTACCGCCATCAGCTGGTAAGATTAAGTGACCCTACCAGCCCCACGTACGTGAAGCCGCGATCGAGCAACGGAGGACCCAGCCAGATCCTGGTGGAGTTCGGCGGTTTGGCCGTATCGCTTTTCTATGTGCCGGAAGTTTTGTGGGCGCCGCTTACCCCCACGCAGAAAGAAACCCTTGCCAAGACCATGCTCAGCTACGGCGACGGACCCACCATTGCCTCTAACTGGCGGTTCTTCAACATCTTCGTGATGAGTTTCTTCAAAGAGCAGGGCTACCGAGTAAATGAAAAGCTGATGCTGGAGTACGTAGACAAATCTTTAGAGCAGTACCGGGGCCAAGGCTGGTACAATGATAGCCCGGCCTATGACTACTACAGCATGTGGGCGTTTCAGATGTATGGACCGCTGTGGTCAGAGTTTTTCGGGAAGAAGCATTATCCGGAGTACGCCGCCAAGTTCATGGCGAATTTCAAAGAAGTGAATGACAACTACCCGTACCTGTTTGGGCGGGATGGGAAGATGATTATGTGGGGCCGCAGCATTGCTTACCGTTTCGCCGCCGCCGTTCCGTTCCCACTGATGGGCCTGGCCCAGGAGCCCGGCACCAACTACGGCTGGATGCGCAGAATCGCCTCCGGGTCTATGCTGCAGTTCCTGCAGAACCCCGACTTCATGGCCCCTGATAACATTCCTACATTGGGCTTTTACGGGGCCTTTGAACCCGCCGTACAGATCTACAGCGCCCGTGCCAGCGTATTCTGGATGGGCAAAGCTTTCCTGGGCTTGATTGTGCCCGAAGGCAACCCGTTCTGGACCGAGAAAGAAAATGAGGGTGCCTGGGAAAAAGAGCTGGACAAAGGAAAGGTCTACAACAAGTTTCAGGAAGGCTCCAAAATACTAATTACCGATTACCCCAACATTGGAGCCGCCGAGGTGCGGGCCTGGTGCCATGAAACGGTCGCCAAAGACTGGCAATTGTTTCGGTCCACCGAGAACTACAACCGCCTTTCATACAACAGCGCATTCCCGTGGCAAGCCGATGGAAAAAACGGGGAAGTGGCGATGAACTACGTCTTCAAAAACAAGAAAAATGAATGGGAAGCCCTGCGGCTCTATACCTTTAAGAAGTTTGAAGACGGCATCTACTACCGCGATGTAGTACTGGAAACCAGCGACAATATCAAACTCAACCTGGCCGACATCACCCTGCCCAACGGCATCCTGAGGATAGACCGGAACATCAGCACCGAAGCTTCCCAAGTACGGCTGGGTCACTATGCCTTGCCCCAGAAGAACGGACCCATCAAAGAGCAATCAAGAAAAGTGAAAGGCCACCAGGTGCGGATTATTGATAATGGGGAGTATCAACTGGCAATGGTTTCGCTTACCGGGTGGGATGGAATGGAAACTGTGAAGGCCACAGGATTGCACCCTGTCAGTCAGGAAAGTTCCGTGATCAACGCCACGGGTAGTTTCCAGCCGCAGCAACAAGCCGAGGTGTACGCTACCCTGATGCTCTGGAAGAAATCTGGGGAGAAATGGACGGATGATGAGCTGGTGCCCGTGAAAAAGCTGGAACACTCCGCAAAGGACAAAACCGTTACCGTTGCCTTCAGGAAAGGCGAGAAGAAGTTGGTTCGTTTTGAGTAG
- a CDS encoding glycoside hydrolase family 16 protein, with translation MRINTRWALLGVAVAGLFSCSKKQFAYQPTTLPPAQLEGYALVWHDEFNTKGKPDAASWDYEKGFVRNEELQWYQPENANLADGVLVIHGKREEVKNPFYEEGAKDWRRKREYAHYTAASINTRGKKEFQYGIIEVRARIDTSLGMWPAIWTLGVSKRWPANGEVDIMEYYRADGKPAILANAAWADEQMKAVWDSEKIPFTHFLEKDADWANKFHVWKMDWTEESIKLYLDDELLNQIDLTKTLNADGFNPFHQPHYILLNLAIGGNGGDPSNTPFPKKYVVDYVRVYQKK, from the coding sequence ATGAGAATCAATACGCGGTGGGCACTTTTGGGGGTAGCAGTAGCGGGCCTTTTCTCCTGCAGTAAAAAGCAGTTTGCTTACCAACCCACCACGCTGCCCCCTGCCCAACTAGAAGGATATGCCTTGGTATGGCATGATGAATTCAATACCAAGGGAAAACCCGATGCGGCCAGTTGGGACTATGAAAAAGGCTTTGTGCGAAACGAAGAGCTCCAGTGGTACCAACCCGAAAATGCCAACCTCGCCGACGGGGTTTTGGTGATTCACGGAAAGCGAGAAGAAGTGAAGAACCCGTTTTATGAGGAGGGTGCCAAAGATTGGAGACGAAAACGTGAATACGCCCATTATACGGCGGCCAGTATCAACACCCGGGGCAAAAAAGAATTTCAGTACGGCATCATTGAGGTTAGAGCCAGAATTGACACCTCCCTGGGCATGTGGCCCGCCATCTGGACCCTAGGCGTGAGCAAACGCTGGCCGGCAAACGGAGAGGTAGACATCATGGAGTACTACCGGGCAGACGGCAAACCCGCCATTCTGGCCAACGCCGCCTGGGCAGATGAACAAATGAAAGCTGTTTGGGACAGTGAAAAAATTCCGTTCACGCACTTTCTGGAAAAGGATGCCGATTGGGCCAACAAGTTCCACGTTTGGAAAATGGACTGGACCGAGGAATCCATCAAACTTTACTTGGATGATGAGTTATTGAACCAGATTGATCTGACCAAAACGCTCAACGCCGATGGCTTCAATCCTTTCCATCAACCGCATTACATCTTACTAAATCTTGCCATAGGCGGAAATGGCGGCGACCCCTCCAATACTCCTTTCCCTAAAAAGTATGTGGTAGACTATGTGCGGGTCTATCAAAAGAAATAA
- a CDS encoding 3-keto-disaccharide hydrolase, protein MNFKTILLAVALLPVISCSSSFHQKTGGQKEWQTLFNGKDLKDWTVKIHHHEVGDNYAQTFRVKDGVLQVNYDDYKTFDNRYGHLFYKKPFSSFHLKWEYRFTDQWLQDAPSYTVKNSGIMFHSQSPESILKEQDWPISVEFQLLAGLGDGKPRPTGNMCSPGTDVVYEGKIDPRHCINSSSKTFEWNQWVKAELIVLGDSLVKHVINGDTVLQYTQPQIGGGVANNYDPAIKQDGKPLTQGYIGLQSEGQGIEFKDIKIKELN, encoded by the coding sequence ATGAACTTCAAGACTATTCTGTTGGCCGTAGCGTTGCTGCCTGTTATTTCCTGTTCCTCTTCGTTCCACCAGAAAACAGGTGGGCAGAAAGAATGGCAAACGCTTTTCAATGGCAAAGATCTGAAAGATTGGACTGTGAAGATTCACCACCATGAGGTGGGAGACAACTACGCACAGACCTTTAGGGTGAAAGATGGTGTTTTGCAGGTGAACTATGATGATTATAAAACTTTTGATAACCGCTATGGGCATCTGTTTTACAAAAAGCCTTTTTCTTCCTTTCATCTAAAGTGGGAATACCGCTTTACCGATCAATGGTTGCAAGATGCCCCAAGCTACACGGTTAAGAACAGCGGCATCATGTTCCATTCTCAGAGCCCGGAATCCATCTTAAAAGAGCAGGACTGGCCAATCTCCGTGGAGTTTCAATTACTGGCAGGTCTGGGAGACGGAAAGCCGCGCCCTACGGGGAATATGTGTTCCCCGGGAACCGATGTGGTGTATGAAGGCAAAATAGATCCGCGCCATTGTATCAATTCTTCCTCCAAAACATTTGAGTGGAACCAATGGGTAAAGGCTGAATTGATTGTGCTGGGTGACTCTTTAGTAAAGCATGTGATCAATGGTGATACAGTACTGCAATACACACAGCCCCAAATTGGAGGGGGCGTCGCCAATAACTATGACCCGGCCATCAAGCAAGACGGGAAACCATTGACCCAAGGCTACATCGGACTACAGAGTGAAGGACAAGGAATTGAATTTAAGGATATCAAGATTAAGGAACTGAACTAG
- a CDS encoding glycoside hydrolase family 88/105 protein has protein sequence MIQKKALSTFLLLLLASWAVAAIGKPKHPLLPKSEKEVAGQLNRANTYWQQANPNPGWAFWDVAAYHTGNMEAYKVTRNEAYRKYSEAWAEKNQWMGAKSTNKADWKYSYGEKDDYVLFGDWQICFQTYIDLYCMEGAKDDKKIARAREVMEYQMSTPKSDYWWWADGLYMVMPVMTKLYKVTGNKQYLEKLHEYLSYSNSIMYDPEQKLYYRDAKYVYPKHKSANGKKDFWARGDGWVFAGFAKVLQDLPKNDPHRKEYEQRFKDMASAVASAQQPEGYWTRSMLDPAHAPGPETSGTAFFTYGFLWGINNGLLSKKVYLPVAAKGYHYLTNTALQPNGKIGYVQPIGERAIPGQVVDVNSTTGFGVGAFLLAASEMYRLLD, from the coding sequence ATGATTCAGAAAAAAGCCTTAAGTACATTCCTCCTTTTGTTGCTTGCCTCCTGGGCCGTTGCTGCCATTGGGAAACCTAAACATCCTCTTTTGCCCAAATCTGAAAAAGAGGTAGCTGGGCAACTGAACCGGGCCAACACTTACTGGCAGCAAGCTAACCCAAATCCCGGATGGGCTTTCTGGGACGTAGCCGCCTACCACACCGGAAACATGGAGGCTTACAAAGTCACCCGTAATGAAGCCTACCGCAAATACTCTGAGGCCTGGGCTGAGAAAAACCAATGGATGGGAGCCAAATCAACCAACAAGGCTGATTGGAAATACAGCTACGGAGAAAAGGATGACTATGTGCTGTTCGGGGATTGGCAGATCTGTTTCCAGACCTACATTGACCTGTACTGCATGGAGGGCGCGAAGGATGACAAGAAAATAGCCCGTGCCCGCGAGGTGATGGAGTACCAGATGAGCACGCCCAAAAGTGATTACTGGTGGTGGGCCGACGGCTTGTATATGGTCATGCCTGTCATGACGAAGCTGTACAAGGTAACCGGGAACAAGCAATACCTGGAGAAATTGCATGAGTACCTGAGCTACTCCAACTCCATCATGTATGACCCAGAGCAGAAACTGTACTACCGTGATGCCAAGTACGTGTACCCCAAACACAAAAGTGCCAACGGGAAGAAGGATTTCTGGGCTCGAGGCGATGGATGGGTATTTGCCGGTTTTGCCAAGGTTTTGCAGGATTTGCCCAAAAACGACCCTCACCGGAAAGAGTACGAACAACGGTTCAAAGACATGGCCAGCGCAGTTGCCAGCGCGCAACAGCCAGAAGGATATTGGACCCGCAGCATGCTGGATCCGGCGCATGCCCCTGGCCCTGAAACCAGCGGAACCGCCTTCTTTACCTATGGCTTCCTTTGGGGCATCAACAATGGTTTGCTGAGCAAGAAAGTATATCTGCCTGTGGCTGCCAAAGGCTACCATTATTTAACTAACACGGCCTTGCAGCCGAACGGGAAAATAGGATACGTGCAACCCATCGGGGAGAGAGCCATTCCTGGTCAGGTGGTAGACGTTAATTCCACCACGGGTTTTGGGGTAGGGGCTTTCCTTCTTGCCGCCTCTGAAATGTATCGTCTTCTTGATTGA
- a CDS encoding BNR repeat-containing protein has translation MKYSSNNLRKVSICTITFAFLLGANACNSFKAGTGEVTSEPKVTQVAPGGWANNSVNVVAFRKNSLVTFQGVQYTAWYDADQAVVLAKRKSGADTWEIQKTNFKGNAADAHNTISLMVDGKGFLHLSWDHHNNKLNYARSLSPGSLQMSGKMPMTGQKEQAVSYPEFYRLPNGNLMFFYRDGGSGQGNMVINSYDANTQQWTQLHSNLINGEGKRNAYWQAYLDKKGTIHVSWVWRESPNVASNHDLGYARSLDGGKTWQKSTGEQYTLPINEATSEKAMAIPQNSELINQTSMAADEEGNPFIATYWREAGSTIPQYHLVYHDGRAWQKLELDFRKTPFSLSGVGTKRIPIARPQVMVKNAGDKASVLLIFRDEERGSKASALVIDKLSDREWTIMDLTQESLGSWEPTYDTELWKEKQVLNLFVQKVDQVDGEGRASIPPQPIQVVEWKPRF, from the coding sequence ATGAAGTATAGTTCTAATAATCTTCGGAAAGTCTCCATTTGTACAATCACTTTTGCTTTTTTGCTGGGAGCAAATGCCTGTAATTCCTTTAAAGCAGGAACGGGGGAAGTGACAAGTGAACCAAAGGTAACCCAGGTAGCTCCGGGTGGCTGGGCAAACAACTCGGTGAACGTAGTGGCTTTCCGGAAGAATTCGCTGGTAACCTTCCAAGGTGTACAGTATACCGCCTGGTATGACGCAGACCAGGCAGTGGTGCTTGCCAAACGGAAAAGCGGGGCAGATACATGGGAGATCCAGAAGACAAATTTCAAGGGAAATGCCGCTGATGCCCACAACACTATCAGTCTTATGGTAGATGGCAAAGGTTTCCTGCACCTGTCTTGGGACCACCACAATAACAAACTTAATTACGCCCGCAGCCTGAGCCCCGGCTCCCTACAGATGTCTGGCAAGATGCCCATGACCGGCCAGAAGGAGCAGGCCGTCTCATACCCCGAGTTCTACCGGCTGCCCAACGGCAACCTGATGTTCTTCTACCGCGACGGGGGGTCTGGGCAGGGCAACATGGTCATCAACAGCTATGATGCCAACACCCAGCAATGGACCCAACTGCACAGCAACCTGATCAACGGAGAGGGAAAACGGAACGCCTATTGGCAGGCGTACCTTGACAAGAAGGGAACCATCCACGTGTCTTGGGTGTGGCGCGAAAGCCCGAACGTAGCCAGTAACCACGACCTGGGCTACGCCCGCTCTTTAGACGGTGGCAAGACCTGGCAGAAATCAACCGGCGAACAATATACCTTACCCATCAACGAGGCTACCTCAGAGAAAGCGATGGCTATTCCGCAAAACAGCGAGCTAATCAACCAGACGTCTATGGCTGCTGATGAGGAGGGAAACCCCTTCATTGCTACTTACTGGCGCGAGGCTGGCTCCACCATTCCGCAGTACCACCTGGTGTACCATGACGGCAGGGCCTGGCAGAAGCTAGAACTGGACTTCCGGAAGACTCCTTTCAGCCTGAGTGGGGTGGGAACCAAGCGCATTCCCATCGCCAGGCCTCAGGTTATGGTGAAGAATGCTGGTGATAAGGCATCTGTGCTTTTGATCTTCCGGGATGAGGAGAGAGGCAGCAAAGCCTCGGCCTTGGTCATAGACAAGCTGTCTGACCGGGAATGGACCATCATGGATTTGACGCAGGAGTCTTTAGGTTCTTGGGAGCCCACCTATGACACCGAACTCTGGAAGGAAAAGCAAGTTCTGAACCTGTTTGTGCAGAAAGTAGACCAAGTAGACGGCGAAGGCCGAGCCAGTATTCCCCCGCAACCCATCCAGGTGGTAGAGTGGAAACCCAGGTTTTAG
- a CDS encoding glycoside hydrolase family 43 protein: protein MKRQLGFIILLFLLTWAQSLVAQNKKASATTTIKSGEIWPDTEGKHINAHGGGILYYKGTYYWFGEHKTEGRRGNSTLFGVGAYSSKDLTSWKNEGIVLKVEEADSTSEIIKGCVIERPKVVYNARTKKFVMWFHLELKGKGYEAARTGVATSDNPTGPYTYLKSYRPNAGIWPVNVPADLKEKQVDATNLKWWTPEWTKEVKDGLFIRRDLEQGQMSRDMTVFVDDDGKAYHIHSSEENLTLHISELSNDYLSFTGKWSVLAPAGHNEAPAICKRKGRYYMITSGCTGWDPNAARSFVAESVMGPWTALGNPCVGERANLTFESQGTYILPVQGKKDAFIFMADRWRPKNPIDGRYVWLPIIFEEDKPVLKWQEEWSLEFFDKNKKQNPPLQGKRKLPLGKLP, encoded by the coding sequence ATGAAAAGGCAGTTAGGCTTCATTATACTTTTATTTTTGCTGACTTGGGCGCAATCGCTGGTGGCCCAGAATAAAAAAGCATCAGCGACCACTACCATCAAATCCGGGGAAATCTGGCCAGATACTGAGGGGAAGCACATCAATGCCCACGGCGGAGGCATCCTGTACTACAAAGGCACTTACTACTGGTTTGGTGAGCACAAAACTGAGGGACGGCGGGGTAACAGCACGTTGTTTGGGGTAGGTGCCTATTCGTCAAAAGACCTTACCTCCTGGAAGAACGAAGGCATCGTTTTGAAAGTAGAAGAGGCCGATTCTACTTCTGAAATCATTAAGGGCTGTGTTATTGAAAGACCTAAGGTGGTCTACAATGCCAGGACCAAAAAGTTTGTGATGTGGTTTCACCTGGAACTCAAAGGCAAAGGGTATGAAGCTGCCAGAACTGGCGTGGCTACCAGTGATAACCCTACCGGGCCCTATACCTACCTAAAGTCATACCGCCCCAATGCAGGAATTTGGCCTGTAAACGTACCAGCAGACCTAAAGGAAAAACAGGTAGATGCAACTAATCTGAAATGGTGGACACCGGAATGGACCAAAGAAGTGAAAGATGGTCTGTTTATAAGACGGGATCTGGAGCAAGGTCAAATGTCCAGAGACATGACCGTATTTGTAGATGACGACGGAAAAGCCTACCACATCCATTCTTCAGAAGAGAACCTGACATTGCACATCTCTGAGCTATCTAATGATTATCTGTCTTTCACTGGCAAGTGGAGTGTATTAGCGCCAGCTGGGCATAATGAAGCACCAGCCATCTGCAAACGGAAAGGCAGATACTACATGATCACTTCCGGCTGCACCGGTTGGGACCCCAATGCGGCTAGGTCTTTTGTCGCTGAATCTGTGATGGGACCCTGGACTGCCTTAGGGAACCCGTGTGTAGGGGAGCGGGCAAACTTAACCTTTGAATCGCAGGGAACTTACATCCTGCCAGTGCAGGGCAAAAAAGACGCTTTCATTTTTATGGCAGATCGCTGGCGGCCTAAAAACCCGATAGACGGACGGTATGTTTGGTTACCTATTATCTTTGAAGAAGATAAGCCAGTTCTAAAATGGCAGGAGGAGTGGAGCCTTGAATTCTTCGATAAAAACAAAAAGCAAAATCCTCCCCTTCAGGGAAAGAGAAAGCTGCCTTTAGGTAAGCTCCCGTAA
- a CDS encoding DUF2264 domain-containing protein, translating into MRNKLLILTWCLVFGLVLNIQAQKKNSAKANDRKVWLSQMDKIVRPVLSNLAEDKLKERMPVQLSNKIDNKSSREKVSYLEAFGRVMSGIGPWLNLEGGSKEEVALRNQYRQWALKAVANSVNPAAKDYMQWNGGQPLVDASFLALGLVRCPWLWENLDNQVKEQVITAFKTTRGTMPVFSNWVLFTGMIETFFCQYGLEYDAVRIEYGVREFANHWYVGDGMYSDGMNFALDYYNSYVIQPYLATILSVVNNKRKSYNWYAPNLQKITQRYAEIQERLINTDGTFPVLGRSIAYRGGAFHHLADMALRKQLPESLSPGQVRSALTAVLNKTLEAPTTFTKEGWLNIGLYGLQPDVADFYITTGSLYLCATIFLPLGLPESDPFWSSPAAPWTAVKAWSGQPVKGDHALELK; encoded by the coding sequence ATGAGAAATAAACTATTGATACTTACCTGGTGCCTGGTATTCGGGCTGGTGCTGAACATCCAGGCGCAAAAGAAGAATTCAGCCAAAGCAAACGATAGAAAAGTTTGGCTGAGCCAGATGGACAAGATCGTGCGTCCGGTACTCTCCAACCTGGCAGAGGATAAGTTAAAGGAGAGAATGCCGGTGCAGCTGTCCAACAAAATTGATAATAAAAGCTCCCGGGAGAAAGTATCTTATCTGGAGGCTTTTGGCCGGGTAATGAGTGGCATAGGGCCTTGGTTAAACCTGGAAGGCGGGTCAAAAGAAGAAGTAGCCCTTCGTAATCAATACCGGCAATGGGCTTTGAAAGCGGTTGCGAACTCGGTGAACCCTGCCGCAAAGGATTATATGCAGTGGAATGGCGGCCAGCCTTTGGTAGATGCTTCCTTCCTGGCGTTGGGTCTGGTGCGCTGTCCGTGGTTATGGGAGAATCTGGATAACCAGGTGAAGGAACAGGTAATTACCGCTTTCAAAACCACCCGCGGCACTATGCCCGTTTTTTCAAACTGGGTTCTTTTCACAGGCATGATTGAAACTTTCTTTTGCCAATACGGGCTGGAGTATGATGCCGTGCGCATTGAGTATGGAGTGAGGGAATTTGCCAATCATTGGTATGTAGGCGATGGAATGTATTCAGACGGGATGAACTTCGCCCTGGATTATTACAACAGCTATGTCATTCAACCCTACCTGGCTACCATATTGAGTGTGGTCAACAACAAGCGGAAAAGCTACAACTGGTATGCGCCTAACCTGCAGAAAATAACGCAACGGTACGCAGAGATACAGGAGCGTCTAATTAACACAGATGGCACTTTTCCAGTACTAGGTCGTTCCATTGCATACAGGGGAGGTGCTTTCCACCACCTGGCTGACATGGCTTTGCGGAAACAGTTGCCAGAGTCTTTGTCTCCGGGGCAGGTAAGAAGTGCTTTAACCGCTGTGCTGAACAAGACCCTGGAGGCGCCAACCACCTTCACGAAAGAGGGTTGGTTAAACATCGGCTTGTACGGACTTCAGCCAGACGTGGCAGATTTCTACATCACTACAGGAAGTCTGTACCTGTGCGCGACTATCTTTTTACCGCTCGGCTTACCAGAGTCTGATCCTTTCTGGTCTTCTCCCGCAGCCCCCTGGACAGCCGTGAAAGCCTGGAGTGGTCAGCCCGTAAAAGGAGACCACGCCCTGGAATTAAAGTAG
- a CDS encoding RNA polymerase sigma factor, with translation MQLAFQSPQHALQVTQLKNIHDDTIWKRFQLGDEEAFGILYGQYLQVIYNYGRKYSDDEALLEDCIHGLFLDLWENRANLSVPNSIRFYLYASIKRRIYKESLKRKEQSYENFSDIERITGEVNESIEDLMVRAQSKVQQKASLRQGLLLLTANQRKAILLKFYKNLPFQEIALVMNLSIDNVYKLVSRGLVVLKKNVKNLNVA, from the coding sequence ATGCAGTTAGCTTTTCAGTCCCCCCAGCACGCACTTCAGGTTACTCAATTGAAAAACATTCATGATGATACAATATGGAAACGTTTCCAGTTGGGAGATGAAGAAGCTTTTGGAATCTTGTATGGGCAATATTTGCAGGTGATTTATAATTATGGGCGCAAATATTCAGATGACGAAGCATTGCTGGAAGATTGCATTCATGGTCTTTTTCTGGATCTGTGGGAAAATAGGGCTAATCTGTCAGTGCCCAACTCTATAAGGTTTTATCTATATGCTTCAATCAAGAGAAGAATATACAAGGAGTCGCTAAAAAGAAAAGAGCAGTCTTATGAAAACTTTTCTGACATAGAGCGGATCACTGGCGAGGTGAATGAGTCAATAGAAGACTTGATGGTTCGTGCTCAAAGCAAGGTTCAGCAGAAAGCTTCTTTAAGGCAGGGCTTACTTTTGTTAACAGCCAACCAGAGAAAAGCCATTCTTCTTAAATTCTACAAGAACCTTCCTTTTCAGGAGATAGCTTTGGTAATGAATCTAAGCATAGACAATGTGTACAAGTTGGTAAGCAGGGGACTTGTGGTGCTTAAAAAGAATGTTAAAAATCTAAACGTTGCTTAA
- a CDS encoding DUF4861 domain-containing protein, producing MQIISKAKRTLWVGSVLATCLVGSCQQIPTGRSITVKNRLDLDRTSETITIPVSEVKLLANEFGVENLLVKDSETGKVLVSQTIDNDLDGKADEILFQTDIKARSTKKFHVRGVANGAASRPKSEVRTYSRFVPERTDDYTWENDRVAFRTYGPVAQQMVEQGKPGGTLTSGMDAWLKRVSHPIIDAWYKGYLNDPNYYHTDRGEGYDPYHVGPSRGIGGIGVWENDTLYTSKNFISYRKIAEGPIRTLFELTYAPWQTNGRTITEKKLVSLDLGSNMTRYEVQVESDKPLPNVTVGITLHDKKGEVKADQEAGWFRYWEPMDKSHLGTGIVISPSSVLSYKDHRVPGRDMSHLYVVTTPKEGKVVYYAGFGWVKSGQFKNVEEWDQYLAAFAKRLASPLEVSF from the coding sequence ATGCAGATTATTTCAAAAGCGAAGAGAACATTATGGGTTGGCAGTGTGCTGGCTACCTGTCTAGTAGGTTCCTGCCAGCAGATACCTACAGGCAGAAGCATCACAGTTAAAAACCGGCTTGACCTCGACCGGACCTCAGAAACAATCACCATCCCGGTTTCTGAGGTTAAACTATTGGCAAATGAATTTGGCGTGGAAAACCTTTTGGTGAAGGACAGTGAAACAGGAAAAGTGCTGGTAAGCCAAACCATTGACAATGATCTGGATGGAAAAGCTGACGAAATACTTTTCCAAACTGATATCAAAGCCAGATCAACAAAGAAATTTCACGTACGGGGCGTCGCTAATGGGGCTGCCTCCAGGCCTAAGAGCGAAGTAAGAACCTACTCCAGGTTTGTGCCTGAGCGCACCGATGATTATACCTGGGAAAATGATCGGGTGGCATTTCGTACCTATGGCCCCGTAGCCCAACAAATGGTGGAACAAGGTAAGCCAGGGGGCACCCTAACCAGTGGAATGGATGCTTGGCTTAAAAGGGTAAGTCATCCCATTATTGATGCCTGGTACAAAGGCTACCTGAATGATCCTAACTACTACCATACCGATAGGGGAGAAGGCTACGATCCTTACCATGTAGGACCTAGCCGCGGCATTGGGGGAATAGGAGTTTGGGAAAACGATACGTTATACACTTCCAAAAACTTCATCAGTTACAGAAAAATAGCGGAGGGGCCTATCCGCACATTGTTTGAGCTTACCTATGCCCCCTGGCAGACGAATGGCCGAACCATCACGGAGAAGAAGTTGGTTAGCTTAGACCTGGGTAGTAACATGACCCGTTATGAAGTACAGGTTGAAAGTGACAAACCTTTGCCAAATGTAACAGTAGGCATCACCTTGCATGATAAAAAAGGGGAAGTAAAAGCAGATCAAGAGGCTGGCTGGTTCCGGTACTGGGAGCCTATGGATAAATCACACCTGGGGACTGGTATTGTAATCTCCCCATCCTCAGTGCTGAGTTATAAAGATCACCGTGTTCCAGGCAGAGACATGAGTCACCTGTATGTTGTGACAACTCCAAAAGAAGGGAAAGTAGTGTATTACGCCGGCTTTGGATGGGTAAAGAGTGGCCAGTTTAAAAATGTTGAGGAATGGGATCAGTATCTGGCAGCCTTTGCGAAACGCTTAGCGTCGCCTTTAGAAGTATCGTTCTAG